A window of the Lactobacillus gasseri ATCC 33323 = JCM 1131 genome harbors these coding sequences:
- a CDS encoding DUF2325 domain-containing protein has protein sequence MFDYRNNLKRILNNTAGDEKSLQNSLNAIKVVLGMTGEGESTPSSNKMDAKVVAQINTFLQGITKLIERPGDKNAKSTALGALHKLTFDHDIAANFGKQLGLLDQAIQNSEETSTTVNRKIFEAALKPKKAKARDYRKGRRYTVIRALKGADLINDNGEVVFEVNEGQIHDLNLKSGDIVEALPLANSLNEAEVLRVVGYRKLRSRDYDKIDDFKYGVVQGSPGNLSVSRNIHGEKLIINRKPVIVALDSSYYQNRNIHLEDGAIVDLAWYTGDVRLKKDPASAVQVRWIYETEQPRRVSKTKKEKTKAAVSTQELAKLDMNLHYQRVGIAVGDNQNEAILEGIVNRYNGIPIPIDAFEGKKKVIENQIKDLDIVILVTAFAAHDSTWNISEFASKYNVKFAVSSSKGYQAFERALYRAENGMPAYEGSQQLEYKMLKNN, from the coding sequence ATGTTTGATTATCGAAATAACTTAAAAAGAATTTTAAATAATACTGCAGGCGATGAAAAAAGTCTTCAAAATAGTTTAAACGCAATTAAAGTGGTATTAGGTATGACAGGTGAAGGAGAGTCTACACCGTCAAGTAATAAAATGGATGCAAAAGTTGTTGCCCAAATAAATACTTTTCTTCAGGGAATAACTAAATTAATTGAACGCCCAGGTGATAAAAATGCAAAAAGTACTGCCTTAGGAGCGCTTCATAAGTTAACTTTTGATCATGATATTGCTGCAAACTTTGGAAAGCAATTGGGATTATTAGATCAAGCAATTCAAAATTCAGAAGAAACGAGTACTACAGTTAATCGAAAAATCTTTGAAGCTGCATTAAAGCCTAAAAAAGCGAAAGCACGTGATTATCGAAAGGGTAGACGATATACTGTTATCCGTGCATTGAAGGGTGCAGATTTGATCAATGATAATGGGGAAGTTGTCTTTGAAGTAAATGAAGGACAAATCCATGATTTAAATTTAAAAAGCGGCGATATTGTTGAAGCATTACCTTTAGCAAATAGCTTAAATGAAGCTGAAGTTTTACGAGTAGTTGGATATCGAAAATTACGGAGCCGTGATTATGACAAGATAGATGATTTTAAGTATGGAGTAGTACAAGGAAGTCCAGGCAATCTAAGTGTTTCACGGAATATCCATGGAGAAAAACTGATTATCAACCGTAAGCCAGTAATCGTTGCGCTTGATTCTAGTTACTATCAGAATAGAAATATTCATTTAGAAGACGGTGCAATTGTTGACTTAGCTTGGTATACAGGCGATGTTAGACTAAAAAAAGATCCAGCGAGTGCAGTTCAGGTTCGCTGGATCTATGAAACTGAGCAACCTAGGCGAGTTTCTAAGACTAAGAAAGAAAAGACAAAGGCAGCGGTAAGTACCCAAGAATTAGCTAAGTTAGATATGAATTTACATTATCAACGAGTAGGTATTGCTGTTGGCGATAATCAAAATGAAGCGATTTTAGAAGGGATTGTTAACCGCTATAATGGTATTCCAATTCCGATTGATGCATTTGAAGGTAAGAAAAAAGTAATTGAAAATCAAATTAAAGATTTAGACATTGTAATTTTGGTTACTGCATTTGCCGCTCATGATAGTACTTGGAATATTAGCGAGTTCGCAAGTAAGTATAATGTTAAATTTGCTGTTAGTTCTAGCAAGGGATATCAAGCATTTGAGCGTGCATTATATCGAGCAGAAAATGGAATGCCAGCTTATGAAGGAAGCCAACAACTAGAATATAAAATGTTAAAAAACAATTAG
- a CDS encoding YitT family protein, translating to MTKNIKKKSWMSWLVFLAGLEIIAISINFFYGPINIAAGGSTGISILVDAVWGINRSITVLIVNILMLILAAIFLGKKTTKNVVLGSLLLPILMEITPSFKITNNQLLAVIYGGALMGLGVSLLYRVNASSGGTTIPPMILKKYFYINPAIGLLAIDMIIIFLNIFVDGWSAFLLAALSQVVTAMTMNYAEAGFDRKYQVRVMSNEHFEELKTMLLDNYNGLTIYDVVGGYSDDDKKQLLLVVDTREYGPLINKIHEIDSDAFIITDTVARVHGGQWGL from the coding sequence ATGACAAAAAACATCAAAAAGAAATCTTGGATGAGTTGGCTAGTTTTTTTAGCTGGCTTAGAAATTATCGCCATTTCTATTAATTTCTTCTATGGTCCAATTAATATTGCAGCTGGTGGCTCAACGGGTATCTCGATCTTAGTTGATGCAGTATGGGGTATTAATCGATCAATTACTGTTTTAATTGTTAATATTTTAATGCTCATTTTGGCAGCAATCTTTTTAGGAAAAAAGACAACGAAAAACGTTGTCTTAGGTAGTTTATTGCTTCCAATATTAATGGAAATTACGCCTAGTTTTAAAATTACTAATAATCAGTTACTAGCGGTAATTTATGGTGGGGCCTTAATGGGATTAGGCGTTTCTCTACTTTACCGCGTTAATGCATCAAGTGGTGGTACAACAATTCCACCAATGATTTTAAAGAAATATTTTTATATTAATCCAGCAATTGGACTACTTGCGATTGATATGATCATTATTTTTCTTAATATCTTTGTTGACGGCTGGAGTGCATTCTTATTAGCTGCTTTGTCGCAAGTAGTGACAGCCATGACTATGAATTATGCGGAAGCTGGTTTTGATCGTAAATATCAGGTGCGTGTGATGAGTAACGAGCATTTTGAAGAACTAAAGACAATGCTGCTTGATAACTACAACGGTTTAACAATTTATGATGTTGTTGGAGGTTATAGTGATGATGACAAAAAGCAGCTGTTATTAGTAGTTGATACTCGTGAATATGGTCCTTTAATCAATAAAATTCACGAGATTGATTCTGATGCTTTTATTATCACTGACACAGTTGCGCGTGTTCATGGCGGCCAATGGGGATTATAA
- a CDS encoding arsenate reductase family protein → MLKFYGYKRCSTSKKAQNWLDDHQIAYQYQDLVEKPPKQEELLKWLTDFQDRGLRYFFNTSGQVYRQMHLKDQINKMTLEEAAKLLSQNGKLIKRPLVTDGKKLACGFKEDIYEKTWL, encoded by the coding sequence ATGCTTAAATTTTATGGCTATAAACGTTGTTCAACTTCTAAGAAAGCTCAAAATTGGCTTGATGATCACCAAATTGCTTATCAGTATCAAGACTTAGTAGAAAAACCACCTAAGCAAGAGGAACTGCTTAAGTGGTTAACTGATTTTCAAGATCGCGGATTAAGATATTTTTTTAATACGTCTGGTCAAGTTTACCGCCAAATGCACTTAAAAGACCAAATAAACAAGATGACGCTTGAAGAAGCAGCCAAATTACTTTCACAAAACGGTAAATTAATCAAAAGACCTTTAGTTACCGATGGTAAAAAATTAGCTTGCGGCTTTAAAGAAGACATATACGAAAAGACTTGGTTATAA
- the rplU gene encoding 50S ribosomal protein L21, producing MYAVIKTGGKQYKVAKGDSVFVEKLEVKPGDEVTFDEVILVNDGKSTKIGTPVVEGAKVVAKVEKQGKEKKVVTFKYKPKKHSHTKYGHRQPYTKVTIESIEA from the coding sequence ATGTACGCAGTTATTAAAACCGGTGGTAAGCAATACAAGGTTGCTAAGGGCGACAGCGTTTTTGTTGAAAAACTTGAAGTTAAGCCTGGCGACGAAGTAACTTTTGATGAAGTTATTCTTGTAAATGATGGTAAGTCAACTAAAATTGGTACTCCAGTAGTTGAAGGTGCTAAAGTTGTTGCTAAAGTTGAAAAGCAAGGCAAAGAAAAGAAAGTTGTTACTTTCAAATACAAGCCTAAGAAGCACTCACACACTAAGTACGGTCACCGTCAACCTTACACTAAGGTAACTATCGAAAGCATTGAAGCTTAA
- the rpmA gene encoding 50S ribosomal protein L27: MMINNLEALKLFAHHKGGGSTANGRNSAGRRLGAKRADGQKINAGSIIFRQRGTKIHPGKNVGIGGDDTLFALTSGVVKFERLGRDRKQVSVYPVEEAK, translated from the coding sequence ATGATGATTAACAATCTTGAAGCACTTAAATTATTTGCCCACCACAAGGGTGGTGGTTCAACTGCTAACGGTCGTAACTCAGCTGGTCGTCGTTTAGGCGCAAAGCGTGCTGATGGTCAAAAGATCAACGCAGGTTCAATCATTTTCCGTCAACGCGGTACTAAGATCCACCCAGGTAAGAACGTTGGTATCGGTGGCGACGACACTTTGTTTGCTTTAACTAGTGGCGTTGTTAAATTCGAACGTTTGGGCAGAGATCGTAAACAAGTTTCTGTTTACCCAGTTGAAGAAGCAAAATAA
- a CDS encoding aminopeptidase P family protein, whose protein sequence is MSSDQELLTLINNRIDKTTKLIKEEQADALIIFNQANYRFLTNFSGEEAELILTANGDRVLLSDSRFKDQIRHQAPGEMKVVMQTMDVVKEIAKQLKQLDVKNVLVEGEFISATQFEALKEACPDLNFVLSAELVEKVRNVKDDLELATLQKAIDISAQSFKEILPLIKPGVSERTIGAKLDYLFKMNGGDGPSFETIVASGYRGSWAHGVASDKKIQQGELIVIDFGSFYHGYTADITRTVALGQVEPELEKIYYIVLEAQKRGIAGNTGKDIDQAARNYIKEQGYGEYFGHGIGHGIGLEVHELCTPAMPYGKEVMKNNMAITVEPGIYLPDRGGVRIEDDVLIKDDHPYVMSQLPKDELLIL, encoded by the coding sequence ATGTCTTCAGATCAAGAGTTGCTAACTTTAATTAATAATCGAATTGATAAAACTACTAAATTGATTAAAGAAGAACAAGCAGATGCCTTAATTATTTTTAATCAAGCAAATTATCGTTTCTTAACTAATTTTTCTGGTGAAGAAGCTGAGCTTATTCTAACTGCTAATGGAGATCGAGTGTTATTGTCTGATTCCCGCTTTAAAGATCAAATTCGCCATCAAGCTCCTGGTGAAATGAAGGTCGTAATGCAGACAATGGATGTGGTTAAAGAGATTGCTAAGCAATTAAAACAATTAGATGTAAAGAATGTTTTAGTTGAAGGAGAGTTTATTTCTGCAACTCAATTTGAAGCTTTAAAAGAGGCCTGTCCTGATCTTAATTTTGTCTTAAGTGCTGAATTAGTTGAGAAAGTTCGCAATGTAAAAGACGACTTAGAGTTGGCTACTTTACAAAAAGCGATTGATATTTCTGCTCAAAGTTTTAAAGAGATCTTGCCTTTAATTAAACCAGGAGTTAGTGAAAGAACTATCGGGGCTAAATTAGACTATTTATTTAAAATGAATGGCGGCGATGGCCCTTCTTTTGAAACAATTGTTGCTTCTGGATATCGTGGTAGTTGGGCACATGGCGTTGCTAGCGATAAGAAAATTCAACAAGGCGAATTGATTGTAATTGACTTTGGTAGTTTTTATCATGGATATACTGCGGATATCACTAGAACAGTAGCTTTAGGACAAGTAGAACCAGAATTAGAAAAAATATACTATATTGTATTAGAAGCTCAAAAGCGCGGAATTGCTGGAAATACTGGAAAAGATATCGATCAAGCTGCTAGAAACTATATTAAAGAACAAGGATATGGGGAATACTTTGGTCATGGGATTGGCCATGGAATCGGACTAGAAGTACATGAACTTTGTACGCCAGCAATGCCATATGGAAAAGAAGTTATGAAGAATAATATGGCAATTACAGTTGAGCCTGGTATTTATTTGCCGGATCGCGGCGGTGTTAGAATTGAAGATGACGTGTTAATTAAGGACGATCATCCTTATGTAATGTCACAATTGCCAAAAGATGAGCTTTTAATTCTATAA
- the efp gene encoding elongation factor P — MTMISVNEFKNGLTIEYNNDLWRIVEFQHVKPGKGSAFVRSKLKSLRTGAVQEYTFRSTAKVNTADIQTKAMQYLYNDGTSFVFMDTTTYEQLEIPEAQVERESKFLKENMVVNVIMHDGETLGVDLPNTVDLEVAETEPNIKGDTSSGGGKPATMETGLVVNVPFFINQGDVLTINTADGTYVSRANK; from the coding sequence ATGACAATGATCTCAGTTAATGAATTTAAAAATGGATTAACTATTGAATATAACAACGATTTATGGCGTATTGTTGAATTCCAACACGTTAAGCCAGGTAAAGGTAGTGCCTTTGTTCGTTCAAAGCTTAAGAGTTTAAGAACTGGTGCAGTACAAGAATATACTTTCCGTTCAACTGCTAAGGTTAATACTGCTGATATTCAAACCAAAGCTATGCAATACTTATACAACGATGGTACAAGTTTTGTATTTATGGATACTACTACTTATGAACAACTTGAAATTCCAGAAGCTCAAGTTGAAAGAGAATCTAAGTTCTTAAAAGAAAACATGGTAGTTAATGTCATTATGCACGATGGTGAAACTTTAGGTGTTGACTTACCTAACACGGTTGACCTTGAAGTTGCTGAAACTGAACCTAACATTAAAGGTGATACTTCCTCTGGTGGTGGTAAGCCTGCAACTATGGAAACAGGTTTAGTAGTTAATGTACCATTCTTTATTAATCAAGGTGATGTATTAACTATTAATACTGCTGATGGTACTTACGTTTCTCGTGCAAATAAATAA
- a CDS encoding Asp23/Gls24 family envelope stress response protein, which yields MADNSTILLSSNDKGDETRVDLGVLEVILGIAARKVDGVSEMRGTLKTGINTLFGRSNQGKGVSLSVEDDKLTADVYAYLDYGVNVPKVCVELQKNLTLQLKQMTDLDLTQINVHVVGLVSETEETESEVKADTEALFPDDKEDEAKD from the coding sequence ATGGCTGATAATTCAACGATTCTTTTATCAAGCAATGACAAAGGCGATGAAACCCGAGTTGATCTTGGTGTTTTAGAAGTTATTCTAGGAATTGCTGCCAGAAAAGTCGATGGCGTCAGCGAAATGCGTGGGACGCTGAAGACTGGCATTAATACTCTTTTTGGTCGTTCTAACCAAGGTAAAGGCGTTTCCTTAAGTGTTGAAGATGATAAGTTAACTGCTGATGTTTATGCTTATCTTGACTATGGTGTAAATGTGCCAAAAGTATGCGTCGAACTGCAAAAAAACTTGACTTTGCAATTGAAGCAAATGACAGATTTAGATTTAACTCAAATTAATGTTCATGTGGTTGGTCTAGTTTCAGAAACAGAAGAAACTGAATCTGAAGTAAAGGCTGACACAGAAGCACTTTTCCCAGACGATAAAGAGGACGAGGCTAAAGACTAA
- the nusB gene encoding transcription antitermination factor NusB: MTQHEMRRIAMQAIYLANQGNLTNAEEVCQKALKALELKSFPDYSTEIVNGVLANKKALDEQLSKYLKKGWRLNRINEIDLAILEVALYEMQNSKVIEPVAALNEALNLCDEFSSKESKKFVNGLLANFIKKD, encoded by the coding sequence ATGACACAGCATGAGATGAGAAGAATTGCAATGCAAGCAATTTATTTGGCTAACCAAGGAAACTTGACTAATGCGGAAGAAGTTTGTCAAAAAGCACTAAAAGCTTTAGAGCTCAAGAGCTTTCCAGATTATTCTACAGAAATAGTAAATGGTGTCTTGGCTAACAAAAAAGCGCTTGATGAGCAATTAAGTAAATACTTAAAAAAGGGTTGGCGTCTAAATAGAATTAACGAAATTGACTTGGCAATCCTTGAAGTGGCTCTTTACGAAATGCAAAATAGTAAAGTGATTGAACCAGTAGCTGCTTTAAATGAAGCGTTAAATTTATGTGATGAATTTAGCTCTAAAGAATCCAAAAAGTTTGTTAATGGTCTCTTGGCCAATTTCATTAAGAAAGACTAA
- a CDS encoding bifunctional methylenetetrahydrofolate dehydrogenase/methenyltetrahydrofolate cyclohydrolase, which produces MKKLLEGKTPANEITENLKKEIKNLKNDGINPTLCVIEVGDDPASKIYLRVKRNLAKKVGINEVGLHFPADTSQAELLGKIKELNQDPNINGIMVQLPVPPQIDPRAIFETIAPEKDADGFSPLNLGRLWEGQSDIIPATVRSILTLIDYYGIKMAGKNTVIIGRSVIVGKPLAAVLLERDATVTIAHSKTKNLADLTRNADVIISDVGKAHLVTEDMVKDGAVLIDVGMNRENGKLMGDVDFDTVAPKANAITPVPGGVGPLTVASLMKQAVILTRKQHGR; this is translated from the coding sequence GTGAAAAAATTACTAGAAGGAAAAACTCCTGCAAATGAGATTACAGAAAATTTGAAAAAAGAAATAAAAAATTTGAAAAATGACGGAATAAATCCAACTTTATGCGTAATAGAAGTTGGAGACGATCCTGCAAGTAAAATTTATTTGCGAGTTAAAAGAAATTTAGCTAAAAAAGTAGGTATCAATGAAGTTGGATTGCATTTTCCAGCTGATACTTCTCAAGCTGAACTTCTAGGAAAGATTAAGGAACTTAATCAAGATCCAAATATTAATGGTATTATGGTTCAATTACCAGTTCCACCTCAAATTGATCCGAGAGCTATTTTTGAAACTATTGCTCCTGAAAAAGATGCTGATGGATTTTCTCCACTTAATTTAGGCCGTCTTTGGGAAGGACAAAGTGATATTATTCCAGCAACAGTTCGTAGTATTCTAACATTGATTGATTATTATGGAATTAAGATGGCCGGAAAGAATACAGTGATTATTGGTCGGAGCGTAATTGTTGGTAAGCCACTAGCTGCTGTTTTACTTGAACGAGATGCAACTGTAACTATTGCTCATTCAAAGACTAAGAATCTGGCAGATTTGACAAGAAATGCTGATGTAATCATTTCTGACGTGGGTAAAGCTCATTTAGTAACTGAAGATATGGTAAAAGATGGAGCAGTTTTGATTGATGTTGGAATGAACCGTGAAAACGGTAAATTAATGGGTGATGTAGATTTTGATACAGTAGCTCCCAAGGCTAATGCAATTACACCAGTTCCAGGAGGAGTTGGCCCATTGACAGTTGCTAGTTTAATGAAACAAGCAGTGATTTTAACGAGGAAACAGCATGGCAGATAA
- the xseA gene encoding exodeoxyribonuclease VII large subunit, whose product MADNPVYLSVSDLNFYISQKFKNDPYLHKVFLQGELSNFRFRMHSHQYFSLKDDKSKINVVMFRSFFEKLKFKPEEGMKVYVSGYVDVYGPQGSYQFYAQTMEPAGLGALYEQLRQLQEKLAKEGLFNEDHKKRLPLFPDRIAVVTSASGAVIHDIMVTANRRFPHAEIDLYPAKVQGDEAADTIVASLKQIQAQGDKYDVVIIGRGGGSLEDLWPFNEEKVVRQIYAMQMPVISSVGHETDTTLADLVADARAATPTAAAEYATPNLADVLTKIVQLRARLYAAMQANIRAKRQILDRLRKAPVLQEPTRIYDQQIQQVDMLSHRLNQAISNQLQHDRSSVRLLQERLKALNPGRRLEQLERERTFIVANLFSTMTAYLKDQRNKLNRTMQQLDDISPLKTIGRGYVYTTDQEGNTVTSVDKLEIDEKLKLHFKDGQVQVNVENIRREKDGNQEK is encoded by the coding sequence ATGGCAGATAATCCAGTTTACCTTTCTGTTAGTGATTTAAATTTTTATATTTCACAAAAATTTAAAAACGATCCTTATCTACATAAGGTTTTTTTACAGGGAGAGTTATCTAATTTTAGATTCAGAATGCATTCCCATCAATATTTTTCATTAAAGGACGATAAATCTAAAATTAATGTAGTTATGTTCCGCTCTTTTTTTGAAAAGTTAAAGTTCAAGCCTGAAGAGGGAATGAAAGTTTATGTAAGTGGTTATGTAGATGTTTATGGACCACAAGGCTCATACCAGTTTTATGCGCAAACAATGGAGCCAGCTGGATTGGGAGCTCTTTATGAACAATTAAGACAGCTACAAGAAAAACTTGCAAAAGAGGGTTTGTTTAACGAAGATCATAAAAAGCGGTTGCCACTGTTTCCAGATCGTATTGCAGTTGTAACTAGTGCTTCTGGTGCGGTTATTCACGATATTATGGTTACAGCTAACCGACGATTTCCGCATGCTGAAATTGATCTCTATCCAGCTAAAGTTCAAGGAGATGAAGCAGCCGATACTATTGTTGCTTCTCTAAAGCAGATTCAAGCGCAAGGTGATAAGTATGATGTAGTTATTATTGGGCGTGGTGGAGGATCATTAGAAGATTTGTGGCCTTTTAATGAAGAAAAGGTTGTGCGTCAAATTTATGCAATGCAAATGCCAGTTATTAGTTCTGTGGGTCATGAAACTGATACTACTTTAGCTGACTTAGTTGCCGATGCTCGTGCGGCAACACCAACAGCTGCTGCAGAATATGCAACTCCTAATTTAGCTGATGTATTAACTAAGATTGTTCAATTACGTGCTCGTCTTTATGCGGCAATGCAGGCTAATATTCGAGCTAAACGGCAGATATTAGACCGTTTGAGGAAAGCCCCAGTTCTACAAGAGCCAACTAGAATTTACGATCAACAAATTCAACAGGTTGATATGCTTAGTCATCGACTTAATCAAGCAATATCTAACCAACTTCAGCATGATCGTTCAAGTGTACGCTTGCTTCAAGAACGGTTAAAGGCGCTTAATCCTGGTCGAAGACTAGAACAACTAGAACGTGAGCGAACTTTTATAGTTGCTAATTTATTTTCAACAATGACAGCTTATCTAAAGGATCAGAGAAATAAACTAAATCGAACGATGCAGCAGCTAGATGACATTAGCCCTTTGAAGACAATTGGTCGGGGCTACGTTTATACAACGGATCAGGAAGGAAATACAGTTACTTCTGTTGATAAGTTAGAAATTGATGAAAAATTAAAGTTGCATTTCAAAGATGGTCAAGTACAAGTAAATGTAGAAAATATTCGGAGAGAAAAAGATGGCAACCAAGAAAAATAA
- a CDS encoding exodeoxyribonuclease VII small subunit produces MATKKNNFEEQLNELQEIVNKLESGNVPLEDALNEFQAGVKLSRELEKKLNDAEQTVAKLVDKDGNEKTLDPQNASAPEEE; encoded by the coding sequence ATGGCAACCAAGAAAAATAATTTTGAAGAACAATTAAATGAATTACAAGAAATTGTTAATAAGCTTGAAAGTGGTAATGTTCCTCTTGAAGATGCTTTAAACGAATTTCAAGCTGGAGTTAAGTTGAGTCGTGAACTGGAAAAGAAACTTAATGATGCCGAACAAACAGTTGCTAAATTGGTTGATAAAGATGGAAATGAAAAGACGCTCGATCCCCAAAATGCGTCAGCTCCTGAGGAAGAATAA
- a CDS encoding polyprenyl synthetase family protein: MNLKDFQKKYTPQIDKFLEDHLASEVDNPIFSKIMSYSVMAGGKRLRPLLFLATLETLNYKISESELRIACGIELIHTYSLIHDDLPAMDNDDYRRGKLTSHKKWGEAEAILAGDALLPLGIQWITEGSNSAALAIIISQAVGPNGMVGGQYLDIDSTNNDLVKENAKVIDQMEWLKTGCLIEASVKMAAVYAGASTDEVDRLDNFSKQFGRSYQIYDDLVDVVETEQEAGKATHKDADEGKNNTLTLLGIEASRKQLLKMIEAGRAAVKIFKQPLLGEFFNLYQKVL, translated from the coding sequence ATGAATTTAAAAGATTTTCAAAAGAAATATACACCTCAAATTGATAAATTTTTAGAGGATCACTTAGCAAGTGAAGTTGATAATCCAATTTTTAGTAAAATTATGTCATATTCAGTTATGGCTGGTGGTAAGAGATTACGACCGCTCCTTTTCTTAGCAACACTTGAGACATTGAACTATAAAATTAGTGAATCAGAATTAAGAATCGCATGCGGAATTGAATTAATCCATACTTATTCACTGATTCATGATGATTTGCCAGCAATGGACAATGATGATTACCGTCGCGGAAAGCTTACCTCTCATAAGAAATGGGGAGAAGCTGAAGCTATTTTAGCTGGGGATGCCTTGCTTCCATTAGGAATTCAATGGATTACAGAAGGTAGTAATTCAGCAGCTTTAGCTATTATAATCTCACAAGCAGTTGGTCCAAACGGAATGGTAGGTGGTCAATATCTTGATATTGATTCGACTAATAATGATTTAGTTAAAGAAAATGCTAAAGTTATTGATCAGATGGAGTGGTTAAAGACAGGCTGCTTAATTGAAGCAAGTGTTAAAATGGCAGCTGTTTATGCTGGTGCTAGCACTGATGAAGTTGATCGTCTAGATAATTTTAGTAAGCAATTTGGCAGATCTTATCAAATTTATGATGATTTAGTTGATGTAGTTGAAACAGAACAAGAAGCAGGTAAGGCTACACATAAAGATGCTGATGAAGGTAAAAACAATACCTTAACTTTACTTGGAATTGAAGCTAGCCGTAAGCAGCTTTTAAAGATGATTGAAGCGGGAAGAGCAGCTGTTAAAATCTTTAAGCAGCCTTTATTAGGGGAATTTTTTAATTTATATCAGAAGGTATTATAG
- a CDS encoding TlyA family RNA methyltransferase, whose translation MVKKRADVLLFEQGLFNSRSQAQRAIMAGLVNDHNHQRIDKSGEKFPEDETFHIKDDGKKYVSRGGFKLEKALQVFNINLKDKICLDIGASTGGFTDVALQNGAKLVYALDVGYNQLAWKLRDNPQVVVMEKQNFRYSKPADFTDGLPDFAMTDVSFISLDLIMPPMYEILKDHCDAVCLIKPQFEAGPENVGKHGIVHDHEVHANVIKHTMQMAQKIGFNVLGVDYSPIKGGKGNIEFLIHLGKDLANPGQDLWQGNPADVVQRAVSGL comes from the coding sequence ATGGTTAAAAAACGTGCAGATGTTTTATTATTTGAACAAGGCCTTTTTAATTCTCGCAGTCAAGCACAGAGAGCTATTATGGCGGGTTTAGTTAATGACCATAATCATCAAAGAATCGACAAGAGCGGTGAAAAGTTTCCTGAAGATGAGACTTTTCATATTAAAGATGATGGGAAAAAATATGTTTCTCGTGGTGGATTTAAATTAGAAAAGGCTTTGCAAGTATTTAATATTAACTTGAAAGATAAAATTTGCCTTGATATTGGTGCCTCAACAGGTGGATTTACCGATGTTGCCTTGCAAAATGGTGCTAAGTTAGTTTATGCCCTTGATGTTGGTTATAACCAGCTTGCATGGAAATTACGTGATAACCCGCAAGTTGTAGTTATGGAAAAACAAAATTTCCGCTATAGTAAGCCTGCTGACTTTACCGACGGACTTCCTGATTTTGCAATGACAGATGTGTCATTCATATCGTTAGATTTAATCATGCCGCCAATGTATGAGATTCTAAAAGATCATTGTGATGCTGTTTGCTTAATTAAGCCTCAATTTGAAGCTGGTCCTGAAAATGTAGGCAAGCACGGAATTGTTCATGATCACGAAGTTCACGCTAATGTTATTAAACATACAATGCAAATGGCTCAAAAGATTGGATTTAATGTTCTCGGAGTAGATTATTCACCGATTAAAGGTGGTAAAGGAAATATTGAATTTTTGATTCATTTAGGTAAAGATCTAGCAAATCCAGGACAAGATTTGTGGCAGGGAAATCCGGCTGATGTGGTTCAACGTGCAGTTAGTGGCCTTTAG